In one window of Campylobacter coli DNA:
- a CDS encoding DUF4209 domain-containing protein: MKKNIIYKDSIDFLYYFYNYNPNYFEYKYNDFILEEEVLEQLNNIVYDVKNPLLQLKIATCLLIEYKNIKNKPEIARLIIKNTILFFNKLFLKDSYGLEEGVLFALNVNCIFELEKEYKYMEKLKEAINNYLHSKESENIDFAFIKLFENLIKRYKNFYTKDELKVIELKLYEIIEIKLKHINEINQDNYLLLNSDIVCGLYENLHLIDKNNEKDNCQKIVNMFLLIFSKMKSPDIKMGILQNALFYAHKINNKEEISKINLLIQENNKKIISNFKPIEINISKETQESIKRFENDVDIFLNSNFNLFQCFYGIYPCLKTNFKKIEEKNSIVDLLSCVMYFDSDNLRENIDNSGLFRKYYNYIAIFYPWIDILKSKLLQRFYPNKEYFYYLTCDNNIIPKGYEEIIARMFCAGIHKDYMDFFIYASVSIEAILRHIIGEDIIKNDKKNHQIQEYETLENLLDKIESQNLLEEDTVKELRLLFCKEGFNIRNKIAHARFSQDIFNGHYMLADYMWCFLMNFFIGNYYYNKNLR, from the coding sequence ATGAAAAAAAATATAATATATAAAGATAGCATTGATTTTTTATACTATTTTTATAATTATAATCCTAATTATTTTGAGTACAAATATAATGATTTTATATTAGAAGAAGAAGTTTTAGAACAACTTAATAATATAGTTTATGATGTGAAAAATCCTTTATTGCAATTAAAAATTGCAACATGCTTATTAATAGAATATAAAAATATAAAAAATAAGCCTGAAATAGCTAGGCTTATTATAAAAAATACTATTTTATTTTTTAATAAACTATTTTTAAAAGATTCTTATGGGTTAGAAGAAGGAGTATTGTTTGCACTTAATGTAAATTGTATCTTTGAATTAGAAAAAGAATATAAATATATGGAAAAACTAAAAGAAGCTATAAATAATTATTTACATAGTAAAGAATCTGAAAATATAGATTTTGCTTTTATAAAGTTATTTGAAAATTTAATTAAAAGATATAAAAATTTTTATACTAAAGATGAATTAAAAGTAATAGAATTAAAACTTTATGAAATCATTGAAATAAAACTTAAACATATCAATGAGATAAACCAAGATAATTATTTATTGTTAAATTCTGATATTGTATGTGGATTATATGAAAATTTACATTTAATAGATAAAAATAATGAAAAGGACAATTGTCAAAAAATAGTTAATATGTTTTTATTAATATTTTCAAAAATGAAATCACCTGATATAAAAATGGGAATTTTGCAAAATGCTTTATTTTATGCTCATAAAATAAATAACAAGGAAGAAATATCAAAAATTAATTTGCTAATACAGGAGAATAATAAAAAAATAATTTCAAATTTTAAACCTATAGAAATAAATATTTCAAAAGAAACTCAAGAATCAATAAAACGATTTGAAAATGACGTGGATATTTTTTTAAATTCTAATTTTAATTTATTTCAATGCTTTTATGGAATTTATCCATGCTTAAAAACAAATTTTAAAAAAATAGAAGAAAAGAATTCTATTGTGGATTTATTGAGCTGTGTGATGTATTTTGATAGTGATAATTTAAGAGAAAATATTGATAATTCTGGATTATTTAGGAAGTATTATAATTATATAGCCATATTTTATCCTTGGATTGATATTTTAAAATCAAAATTATTACAAAGATTTTATCCAAATAAAGAATATTTTTATTATTTAACTTGCGATAATAATATAATTCCAAAAGGATATGAGGAAATCATAGCTAGAATGTTTTGTGCTGGGATACACAAAGACTATATGGATTTTTTTATATATGCTTCAGTAAGCATTGAGGCTATATTAAGACATATAATAGGCGAAGATATTATAAAGAATGATAAAAAGAATCACCAAATACAAGAGTATGAAACTTTAGAAAATTTATTAGACAAAATTGAATCACAAAATCTTTTAGAGGAAGATACTGTAAAAGAATTGCGATTATTGTTTTGTAAAGAAGGTTTTAATATTAGAAATAAAATAGCACATGCAAGATTTTCACAAGATATTTTTAACGGGCATTATATGTTAGCTGATTATATGTGGTGTTTTTTGATGAATTTTTTTATTGGAAACTACTATTACAATAAAAATCTAAGATGA
- a CDS encoding DNA adenine methylase translates to MMMATDNAKLYKTSLINNRRYLGNKYKLLPFITKVVNEECEKIESVADIFAGTGAVSSAFTDKIITTNDLMYSNFICNLAWFGAQEYNPQLIIDYIVHYNSYVDFEANYMTDNFANTYFSYNDCSKIGFVREDIEKNFVAGKINERERAILITSLLYAMDKIAKTCGHYDAYRKGAGFNASLELFVPLAEVHNNSNNKCFNKDANELVKDITADLIYIDPPYNSRQYCDAYHLLENVARWEKPDVYGVAKKMDRTKMKSRYCTQSATEAFEDLIKNINARYILFSYNNMATKGNGRSNAKISDEDIMRILQSKGTVKVFSENYKAFSAGKSNISDNAERLFLCTCFNEEQ, encoded by the coding sequence ATGATGATGGCAACAGATAATGCAAAATTATATAAAACATCATTGATAAATAACCGAAGATATTTGGGAAACAAATATAAGCTCCTCCCTTTTATCACTAAGGTTGTTAATGAGGAATGTGAAAAAATTGAATCTGTTGCTGATATTTTTGCCGGTACAGGTGCGGTTTCATCAGCTTTTACGGATAAAATTATCACCACAAACGATTTGATGTATAGCAATTTTATTTGTAATCTAGCTTGGTTTGGCGCTCAGGAATATAATCCACAATTAATAATAGATTATATTGTTCATTACAATTCTTATGTAGATTTTGAAGCTAATTATATGACAGATAATTTTGCTAATACTTATTTTAGCTATAATGATTGCTCTAAAATTGGCTTCGTAAGAGAAGATATAGAAAAAAATTTCGTTGCTGGTAAGATTAACGAACGAGAACGAGCAATCTTGATAACTTCACTATTATATGCTATGGATAAGATTGCGAAGACTTGTGGACATTATGATGCATACCGCAAAGGTGCAGGGTTTAATGCTTCGCTTGAACTTTTCGTTCCTTTAGCAGAGGTTCATAATAATTCTAATAATAAATGTTTTAATAAAGACGCCAATGAGTTGGTAAAAGATATTACAGCGGATTTAATTTACATTGATCCTCCATATAATTCTCGCCAATATTGCGATGCATATCATTTGCTTGAGAATGTTGCACGATGGGAAAAGCCTGATGTTTATGGCGTCGCAAAGAAAATGGATAGAACAAAAATGAAGAGCAGATATTGTACTCAAAGTGCAACGGAAGCTTTTGAAGACTTGATTAAAAATATAAATGCAAGATACATTTTGTTTTCATATAACAATATGGCTACTAAGGGAAATGGTCGTTCAAATGCTAAAATTTCAGATGAAGATATAATGCGTATATTACAAAGCAAAGGAACAGTGAAAGTCTTTTCAGAAAACTATAAAGCTTTTTCAGCAGGTAAATCTAATATCTCAGACAATGCAGAGCGATTGTTTTTGTGTACTTGTTTCAATGAGGAGCAGTGA
- a CDS encoding ATP-dependent helicase: MLSIISERNKTIENNINKKIFACIDDDTSFIFNAGAGAGKTYSLVESLKYLISKKGESLKYHNHNVICITFTNVAAEEIKQRLGNSSLATVSTIHDRMWDVIQHYQPQLVEIHFNKLKREIAIIEEKISNDRNFVNYQTLSEDKKNALFEIMLYNKNLFYGVYNKPAAEIKASFSDKLCDYPSILRNIKNFKKIITSLFKLDNYRKCIIAIEQKQRRYETVAYDARYNNDALHKMRISHDTLLEYAREIVLKYDTLKQIIIDKYPYIFVDEYQDTNPYVIDILSSLIEYSKEINHPFCVGYFGDSAQNIYDDGIGDEIKARLNGIVVINKIFNRRSAKEIITIANRIRNDEIKQRSIFSDSAGGSIKFYQGTLEEVDAFLEKYKEQWSINNNNKLHCFLLTNSSVAEYSGFGVLYNAFKEADIYKGGNYDVLNTELLSDDIKKLGNAQLIYYKIMDIHSKLRDPQTQIAEFLPIELKQKMNLGDLRAFISNLNQAAGSTFVEYLNSLINIANQDFSGHCTTFLKSILDVENLSLTDVKQKIAGILFPNGTENQEATEKLEVILNLEISICESWHRFIKRETNGDVVYHTYHGTKGLEFDNVIIIMGNAFGRDGNYFDYYFSHYQCQNFLNNEKKEKITRVKNLLYMSVTRAIKNLRILYVDKTTDFNQGIKNIFGEIHSISV; the protein is encoded by the coding sequence ATGTTATCAATTATTTCGGAAAGAAACAAAACCATCGAAAATAATATCAACAAAAAGATCTTTGCTTGCATAGATGATGATACGAGTTTTATTTTCAATGCAGGAGCAGGGGCCGGTAAGACATACTCCTTAGTGGAAAGCTTGAAATACCTAATCTCGAAAAAAGGTGAATCCCTAAAATATCACAATCATAATGTAATTTGTATTACATTTACTAATGTTGCGGCGGAAGAAATAAAACAACGATTAGGTAATTCCAGCTTAGCAACAGTTTCTACGATCCACGATAGAATGTGGGATGTAATTCAACACTATCAGCCTCAGTTAGTTGAAATACATTTTAACAAATTAAAAAGAGAAATCGCTATAATAGAAGAAAAAATATCAAACGATAGAAACTTTGTAAATTATCAAACATTATCAGAGGATAAAAAGAACGCTTTATTTGAGATTATGCTTTATAATAAGAATCTGTTTTATGGAGTATATAATAAACCCGCTGCGGAAATAAAGGCAAGTTTTTCAGATAAATTGTGTGATTATCCTTCTATACTACGCAATATTAAGAACTTCAAGAAAATTATTACATCATTATTTAAGCTTGATAATTACAGGAAATGCATAATAGCAATTGAGCAAAAACAGCGAAGATATGAAACCGTTGCTTATGATGCACGATACAATAATGATGCATTACATAAAATGCGAATTAGCCACGACACTTTGCTTGAATATGCACGAGAAATAGTTTTAAAATACGACACTTTAAAACAAATAATTATTGATAAATATCCTTATATTTTTGTTGATGAATATCAAGACACAAATCCGTATGTAATTGATATTTTATCTTCACTGATTGAATATTCGAAAGAGATTAATCATCCTTTTTGCGTTGGGTATTTTGGGGATAGTGCGCAAAATATTTACGATGATGGTATAGGTGACGAAATCAAAGCTCGACTCAATGGAATTGTGGTAATAAATAAAATCTTCAATCGCCGTTCTGCCAAGGAAATTATAACTATTGCCAATAGAATTAGGAATGATGAAATCAAACAACGTTCTATTTTTAGTGATAGCGCAGGAGGTAGTATAAAGTTTTATCAAGGAACATTGGAAGAAGTAGATGCGTTTTTGGAAAAATATAAGGAGCAATGGAGTATAAATAATAACAACAAACTGCACTGCTTTCTATTAACTAATAGTTCCGTTGCAGAATACAGTGGTTTTGGTGTTCTTTATAATGCATTTAAAGAAGCTGATATTTATAAAGGTGGTAATTATGATGTATTAAACACTGAGTTGCTCAGCGACGATATAAAAAAATTAGGAAATGCTCAATTGATATACTATAAGATCATGGACATACACTCTAAGCTTCGTGATCCGCAAACACAAATTGCGGAGTTTTTGCCGATCGAACTGAAACAAAAAATGAATTTAGGCGATCTTCGAGCATTTATATCAAACCTTAACCAAGCAGCCGGAAGCACATTTGTTGAGTATTTAAATAGTCTTATTAACATAGCAAATCAAGATTTTTCAGGGCATTGTACTACATTTTTGAAATCTATTTTGGATGTGGAAAATTTATCATTAACTGATGTAAAACAAAAAATTGCAGGAATTCTGTTTCCAAATGGAACAGAAAACCAAGAAGCTACGGAGAAATTAGAAGTAATACTTAATCTTGAAATATCAATTTGCGAATCGTGGCATCGATTTATCAAAAGAGAAACTAATGGGGATGTGGTTTATCATACATATCACGGAACAAAAGGTTTGGAATTTGATAATGTAATTATCATTATGGGAAATGCTTTTGGTAGAGATGGGAACTATTTCGATTATTATTTTTCTCATTATCAATGTCAGAATTTTCTAAACAACGAAAAAAAGGAGAAAATTACAAGAGTCAAAAATCTTTTGTATATGTCTGTTACACGAGCGATTAAAAATCTTCGTATTTTATATGTTGATAAAACTACGGATTTTAATCAGGGGATAAAAAATATCTTCGGGGAAATTCATAGTATCTCAGTATAG
- a CDS encoding 3'-5' exonuclease yields MCRTNAKLFDIAVENLDKKLFFVGGINSYSFDELLDIQNLLFKKHEYIKNQFIVKFADLKELLEYINETKEVDLKQKIFVLFKYVHGDIIKLIKAIEKSSVKKQEQADLILSTGYKSKGLEWNNVEIIDDFLNIKQELEERDQITIAKEELNLLYVAITRAKNSLSISKDYLLEKEFIQENLERIIIE; encoded by the coding sequence GTGTGTAGAACTAATGCTAAGTTATTTGATATAGCCGTAGAGAATTTAGATAAAAAATTATTTTTTGTAGGAGGGATAAATAGTTATAGTTTTGATGAGTTATTAGACATACAAAATCTTCTTTTTAAAAAACACGAATATATCAAAAACCAATTTATAGTAAAGTTTGCTGATTTAAAGGAGCTTCTTGAATATATTAATGAAACCAAAGAAGTTGATTTAAAGCAAAAAATCTTTGTTCTTTTCAAATATGTGCATGGCGATATTATAAAGCTTATTAAAGCCATTGAAAAAAGTAGCGTAAAAAAACAAGAACAAGCTGATTTAATTTTAAGCACGGGATATAAGAGCAAAGGCTTGGAATGGAACAATGTTGAAATTATTGATGATTTTTTAAACATCAAGCAAGAACTTGAAGAAAGGGATCAAATCACCATAGCAAAAGAAGAATTAAACCTTTTATATGTGGCAATCACAAGAGCCAAAAATTCTCTAAGTATTAGCAAAGATTACTTGCTCGAAAAAGAATTTATACAAGAAAATTTAGAAAGGATAATAATAGAATGA
- a CDS encoding AAA family ATPase, producing the protein MYLKSVQMTNFRKFGMEYNTVEFVDAESYETQLKEDGKINVAPTTTLVVGKNNSGKSTVIQVLIKLIKSNKFISSDFNFQYLKQLLASYSSDKDNTPSIDFKIIIGIDKNNKDLITNLIPFFTLDNVKKGELVIFAKYEVVDKILFEDHLKTLVLPFDERTQLKRVLQLIDNEDFSLNYYNCNMQKVEGFKLGSLIEITPIAANNIHSEQCLSEAFNKIVKYRYEKVIDPTNREIIQSQINEINKTLTKTVDDQHTSYINTSLSKIVSKEKLQVLLSADLSFKKLMSNLIKYEYVEKGMNIPENQFGLGYTNLMMILASLIDYMEKYPDTSFNSKVNLIAIEEPETYMHPQMQEVFIKNINESIATLFEGKHKNVNSQLIITTHSAHIVNSKIHSGNTFNSINYITIKNGYSKVVVLDDDKIVEDNATKEESLKFLKTHIKFKVSELFFSDAIIMVEGVSEYSLLPYYVEQNKDLDKFYISVFNINGAHALVYTKLLKLLDIPVLIITDLDIKRTKGEKDKYKQISTLANRKTTNQTIKAFYHIDELQSIPEFLKDDNIYVAYQTKVGRYFPTSFEESYILTNYDNSLLNAILKNLKPQLFKERIKTDVKNNQKNSYWWQVKLSEDKSQFSNNILYSLIVSDEKSLPALPKYILKGLEHIKKSLSEDE; encoded by the coding sequence ATGTATTTAAAGAGCGTACAAATGACAAACTTTCGAAAGTTCGGGATGGAATACAATACCGTTGAATTTGTTGATGCTGAAAGTTATGAAACCCAATTAAAGGAAGATGGCAAGATTAATGTGGCACCAACAACCACTTTAGTCGTAGGCAAAAACAATAGTGGAAAAAGCACAGTCATTCAAGTCTTAATAAAACTCATAAAATCCAACAAATTTATTTCCTCCGATTTTAATTTTCAGTATTTGAAACAATTATTGGCTTCATATTCGTCGGATAAAGACAATACACCCTCTATTGATTTTAAAATCATCATAGGTATAGATAAGAACAATAAAGATTTAATCACTAATTTAATTCCTTTTTTTACTTTGGATAATGTGAAAAAAGGCGAGTTGGTCATATTTGCAAAGTATGAAGTTGTCGATAAAATTTTGTTTGAAGATCACCTTAAAACGCTTGTTTTGCCGTTCGACGAAAGGACGCAACTAAAAAGAGTGTTGCAATTGATTGATAACGAGGATTTTTCTTTGAATTACTACAATTGCAATATGCAAAAGGTAGAGGGATTTAAATTAGGAAGTTTAATCGAAATCACACCAATTGCTGCAAACAATATCCATAGTGAACAGTGTTTATCGGAAGCATTCAATAAGATAGTTAAGTATAGATACGAAAAAGTAATTGATCCTACGAATCGAGAAATTATCCAAAGTCAGATAAATGAAATAAATAAAACATTAACTAAAACTGTAGACGATCAACACACCAGCTATATAAATACATCTCTTTCTAAAATTGTTTCCAAAGAAAAACTACAAGTATTACTATCAGCTGATCTATCCTTCAAAAAGCTGATGAGCAACTTGATAAAATACGAATATGTCGAAAAAGGCATGAATATTCCAGAAAATCAATTTGGCTTAGGATACACAAATCTGATGATGATCCTTGCAAGCTTAATTGATTATATGGAGAAATATCCGGATACATCTTTCAACAGCAAGGTGAATTTGATAGCCATAGAAGAACCTGAAACATATATGCATCCCCAAATGCAAGAGGTTTTCATTAAAAACATTAATGAATCTATTGCTACATTGTTTGAGGGTAAGCACAAGAATGTCAATAGTCAGCTAATTATTACTACGCATTCTGCCCACATAGTTAATAGTAAGATACATAGTGGAAACACATTCAACAGCATAAACTATATAACTATAAAAAACGGTTATTCCAAAGTAGTGGTATTGGATGATGATAAAATTGTTGAAGACAATGCTACGAAAGAGGAAAGCTTAAAATTCTTAAAAACCCATATCAAATTTAAAGTTTCAGAATTATTTTTCTCGGATGCAATAATTATGGTGGAGGGTGTTTCTGAGTATTCCTTATTGCCATATTATGTTGAACAAAACAAAGATTTGGATAAATTTTATATATCTGTTTTTAATATAAATGGTGCTCACGCCTTAGTATATACTAAACTTTTAAAATTGTTAGATATACCCGTGTTAATTATAACCGACTTAGATATAAAGAGAACAAAGGGAGAAAAAGATAAATACAAGCAAATATCAACTCTTGCAAATCGCAAAACTACAAATCAAACTATTAAGGCGTTTTATCATATAGATGAACTTCAATCTATTCCAGAGTTTTTAAAAGACGATAATATTTATGTAGCATACCAAACCAAGGTAGGTCGATATTTTCCAACAAGTTTTGAAGAATCGTATATTCTAACCAATTATGATAATAGTCTATTGAATGCAATTTTGAAGAATTTGAAACCACAATTATTTAAAGAGCGAATAAAAACAGATGTCAAAAATAATCAGAAGAATTCCTATTGGTGGCAAGTAAAATTGAGTGAGGATAAAAGTCAATTTTCAAATAACATACTATACAGCCTAATAGTTAGTGATGAAAAAAGTCTTCCTGCTTTGCCAAAGTATATTTTGAAAGGATTGGAGCATATTAAAAAGTCTTTAAGCGAGGATGAGTAA
- a CDS encoding helix-turn-helix domain-containing protein, whose protein sequence is MKIIKKLQKDGSFKEQVYYSVQEVAQMHSVTHTTVRLWISRGILKGMKLGKGFYMSKETILDFQKNDGLL, encoded by the coding sequence ATGAAAATAATTAAAAAATTACAAAAAGATGGAAGCTTCAAAGAGCAAGTTTATTATTCTGTTCAGGAGGTTGCACAAATGCACTCAGTAACGCATACAACAGTTCGCCTATGGATTTCAAGAGGAATTCTAAAAGGTATGAAATTAGGCAAAGGATTTTATATGTCAAAAGAAACCATTCTTGATTTTCAGAAAAATGATGGTTTATTATAA
- a CDS encoding helix-turn-helix transcriptional regulator, with amino-acid sequence MDNTMITERVGNRIRELRSQTGLSQEKFALKIGMDRTYFASVELGKRNIALKNIEKIANGLGVTISELFEGI; translated from the coding sequence ATGGATAATACAATGATTACTGAAAGAGTTGGTAATAGAATTAGAGAATTACGCAGTCAAACAGGATTAAGCCAAGAGAAATTTGCGTTGAAAATTGGTATGGACCGCACTTATTTTGCGAGTGTTGAGTTAGGAAAACGAAATATAGCTTTAAAGAATATTGAAAAAATAGCAAACGGATTAGGCGTAACAATATCCGAATTGTTTGAAGGAATTTAA
- a CDS encoding AlwI family type II restriction endonuclease yields the protein MNIPYKSFCWSLGTTSFRTKNFNKTIEEQLSLLNEFWILRENQNINWSGNNELQARYYDFIKQKGFVEGNAKNKPKDAREKTSGLVDIGLINENRKLSDAGKALLHISSENDFSSDNQFQIAKDSFIYLKQLLKTSYTVEGQTVRPFLVLLYLLSKVDYLTLDEYTYLLPLCVGANETDEIIEGIKKLRTNDTTIDNIIINRLMNMNNYNTALDYFIENDVTESLICEIGLNRKSRQYDKPYFKLYGALYRVFVEDDIDSLPSVYSATKDIKIGKWWRSYLFDTTSETAISKFPSDHLKVTLFNGVTGEIEFKKAFFKTMHLFKAKATLSDYLDLNRRYIKTTDIVLFEDDTVKLDVVPQYFFKSVMDQLYSDIFVKSELLYENCSIESISACLVVSDDTIIDGINEELGLSVTTIEAAREALEDNRYQRLQHLIDTKFTDENLLSLLDYFEDRNDTEIRNMVTDNADVPTIFEYVLGILWYKASERQGKILDYMKLSLDADLLPKTHAAGGEADIVYEYCATEAYPEHTLLLEATLADSTNQRRMEMEPVSRHLGRHLIRTGNLNSYCVFATNYLDINVIADFRGRKSMPFYDTQDYSKSVNGMKIIPLQTSELKKIVSNGRTYKELYPIFEEAFNLALPPHMWYDGCIKNSI from the coding sequence ATGAATATACCTTATAAAAGCTTTTGTTGGAGTTTGGGGACAACAAGCTTTAGAACAAAGAATTTTAACAAAACAATAGAAGAACAGCTTTCTCTTTTGAATGAGTTTTGGATTTTAAGGGAAAATCAAAATATTAACTGGTCTGGAAATAATGAGTTGCAAGCTCGTTATTATGACTTTATAAAACAAAAAGGATTTGTAGAAGGCAATGCAAAAAACAAACCGAAAGATGCCCGTGAAAAAACTTCGGGTTTAGTTGATATTGGTTTAATTAATGAAAACAGAAAGCTAAGTGACGCTGGCAAGGCATTGCTACATATTAGTTCTGAAAATGATTTCTCGTCAGATAATCAATTTCAAATTGCAAAAGATAGCTTTATTTATTTAAAACAGTTGTTGAAAACTTCTTATACAGTAGAGGGACAAACTGTAAGACCATTTTTAGTATTACTTTATTTATTAAGTAAAGTTGATTATTTGACACTTGATGAGTATACATATTTACTGCCTTTGTGTGTAGGTGCGAATGAAACGGATGAAATCATCGAGGGAATCAAAAAATTAAGAACTAATGATACCACGATTGATAACATTATAATAAATCGTCTAATGAATATGAATAACTATAACACGGCATTAGACTACTTTATTGAAAACGATGTTACAGAAAGCTTAATATGTGAAATCGGGCTGAACAGAAAAAGCCGACAGTACGACAAGCCATATTTTAAATTGTATGGAGCATTATATAGAGTTTTTGTGGAAGATGATATTGATAGTTTGCCATCTGTTTATTCTGCGACTAAAGACATAAAAATCGGGAAATGGTGGCGTAGTTACTTATTTGATACTACTTCTGAAACTGCAATCAGTAAATTTCCTTCAGATCATTTAAAAGTTACATTGTTTAATGGTGTTACTGGAGAAATTGAGTTTAAAAAGGCGTTTTTTAAAACAATGCATTTATTTAAAGCTAAGGCTACTCTTTCTGATTACCTTGATTTAAATCGTCGTTACATAAAAACTACTGATATTGTACTATTCGAAGATGATACAGTTAAATTAGATGTCGTTCCGCAATATTTTTTCAAATCTGTTATGGATCAACTGTATTCAGATATTTTTGTTAAGTCTGAATTACTTTATGAAAATTGCAGTATTGAAAGTATTTCGGCTTGCCTTGTTGTTAGTGACGATACGATTATTGATGGTATTAATGAGGAGCTCGGATTAAGTGTAACTACTATTGAAGCAGCTCGTGAAGCCTTAGAGGATAATCGTTATCAGAGATTGCAACACCTTATCGATACTAAATTTACTGATGAAAATTTGCTGTCATTGCTTGATTATTTTGAAGATAGAAACGATACTGAAATTAGAAATATGGTTACTGATAACGCTGATGTGCCTACCATTTTTGAGTATGTATTGGGAATCTTGTGGTATAAAGCAAGTGAAAGACAAGGAAAAATTCTTGATTATATGAAACTTTCGCTTGACGCTGATCTCCTTCCCAAAACACACGCTGCAGGCGGTGAAGCCGATATTGTTTATGAATATTGTGCAACTGAAGCTTATCCAGAACATACATTACTTCTTGAAGCGACACTTGCAGATAGCACGAACCAGCGCAGAATGGAAATGGAGCCGGTATCAAGACACTTAGGAAGACATTTAATACGCACAGGAAATCTTAATTCATACTGCGTTTTTGCAACTAACTACCTTGATATTAATGTAATTGCTGATTTTAGAGGTAGAAAATCAATGCCGTTTTATGATACTCAGGACTATTCTAAATCTGTAAATGGTATGAAAATTATTCCGTTGCAAACATCGGAATTAAAGAAAATTGTGTCTAACGGTAGAACATATAAAGAATTGTACCCGATTTTCGAGGAGGCATTCAATTTAGCACTCCCGCCACATATGTGGTATGATGGCTGTATAAAAAATTCAATTTAA
- a CDS encoding DNA adenine methylase, translating into MIQSPLNYTGGKFKLLSQILPYFSEDIDIFVDLFCGGCNVGVNIDANTIIYNDLNQNLLYLYNALKNLDKESTFEWIYQIIDKYQLSLVSKNGYDYYKCESSKGLGSYNKEKFLQLRAEFNQRKANGNFDYYYYIMLYVLIVYSFNNQIRFNSCGEFNLPVGKRDFNRKMADKLSAFIDRIKEQNCMFTCKDFREFDISELDSNDFVYVDPPYLITCATYNEQGGWNEESERDLLAFLDTLSEKNIRFAFSNVLRSKGKENHILIEWLNKNSDKYRPISLNYSYSNSNYQTKDRISTSEEVLILNY; encoded by the coding sequence ATGATTCAGTCTCCACTTAATTATACGGGCGGAAAGTTTAAATTACTATCTCAGATATTGCCATACTTCTCTGAAGATATTGATATTTTTGTTGATCTATTCTGCGGGGGTTGTAATGTAGGGGTAAATATTGATGCAAACACAATTATATACAATGATTTAAACCAAAACTTGCTATACCTTTACAATGCACTAAAGAATTTGGATAAAGAATCTACATTTGAATGGATTTATCAAATTATTGATAAATACCAATTATCTCTTGTAAGTAAAAACGGATATGATTATTACAAATGTGAAAGCAGTAAGGGGTTAGGTTCGTACAATAAAGAGAAATTCTTACAATTGCGAGCTGAATTTAACCAAAGAAAAGCTAATGGAAACTTTGACTATTACTACTATATAATGTTATATGTTTTAATTGTTTACTCTTTCAATAATCAAATTCGTTTTAATTCCTGTGGGGAATTTAATTTACCTGTCGGAAAGCGAGATTTTAATCGAAAAATGGCAGATAAATTATCTGCATTTATTGACAGAATAAAAGAACAAAATTGTATGTTCACTTGTAAAGATTTCAGGGAATTTGATATTTCAGAATTAGATAGTAATGATTTTGTATATGTCGATCCACCGTATCTTATTACTTGTGCGACTTACAATGAACAAGGCGGCTGGAATGAAGAATCTGAGCGTGATTTGTTAGCGTTTTTAGACACACTTTCCGAAAAAAATATTCGTTTTGCATTTTCTAATGTTCTTAGAAGCAAGGGCAAAGAAAATCATATTTTGATTGAATGGCTCAACAAAAATAGTGATAAATATAGACCTATATCGTTGAATTACAGCTATTCTAATTCAAATTATCAAACTAAAGATAGGATTTCCACTTCCGAAGAAGTCTTAATCTTAAATTATTAA